CCAGATAGACCGACACGGAACCGTCGACGTTGAGGATATTGAAGTCGGTGAAGATCGTGAACAGCCTCAGCATGTTCGAGCCGTTCGTCAGCGGCCCCAGCTGGTTCCACTGGAAAATTGCGCGGATGATCTCGGCGAAGCCCAGCGTGGCGATGGCAAGATAATCGCTCTTCAGCCGCAGCACCGGCAGACCGATCAGCCAAGCGAACGCCGCGGCGACGAGGCCGCCGAGGAACATGGCGACGAACCACGGCAGCGTGAACTGGACGATGCCGCCGCCGAAATATTGATATACGATGGGGCGGGAGACGACGGGGATCGTGAAGATGCAATATACGTAAGCGCCGATCAGCATAAACCCGGCCTGTCCGAGCGAGAAGATGCCCGTGAAGCCGTTGAGCAGGTTCATCGCCACGGCGACGAGCGCGTAGACGGCCCCTTTCTTCAGGACCGTAAAGAGCATCGACCGCGGCGGCAGGCACTGCTCCGCTACGAACACGGCGATATAGATCGCCACGATGATGAGTACGCTGATGACGTTGGCTGTGCGTTGTTGTCTTTTGTCGATCATGGCCGTCACCTATACCTTGTCCGTATGTTCTTCGCCGAACAGGCCGGTGGGCTTGACGAGAAGAATGACGATCAGCAGCGCGAACGTGAAGGCGTCGGAGAACGT
This sequence is a window from Pyramidobacter sp. YE332. Protein-coding genes within it:
- a CDS encoding branched-chain amino acid ABC transporter permease, which produces MIDKRQQRTANVISVLIIVAIYIAVFVAEQCLPPRSMLFTVLKKGAVYALVAVAMNLLNGFTGIFSLGQAGFMLIGAYVYCIFTIPVVSRPIVYQYFGGGIVQFTLPWFVAMFLGGLVAAAFAWLIGLPVLRLKSDYLAIATLGFAEIIRAIFQWNQLGPLTNGSNMLRLFTIFTDFNILNVDGSVSVYLATTVPMLISGFCIALLVMLINSTYGRALRSIKDNEIAAEAMGINLARHKQLAFCVSSFFTGISGAMLAMYQTSVQAKSFTAAMTYEILLIVVIGGVGSVTGSCLSSFLFVACSEWWLRFLDEKQIVNGFEVPLLRNGFRLVVFSIIIMIVVLFFSRGIMGTKELPDLFRRRRTKEATPHD